One genomic window of Thalassolituus hydrocarboniclasticus includes the following:
- a CDS encoding DUF4124 domain-containing protein — MRITAPVLLFSLWAASAQAQVYKWTDDKGQVHFSDKPPAAGQAPAKVETFNPTAGKRNNHLSAAPDTATAQFVSSSSSDAIQFVVSLRQMLAEKNYTSLNLRLQALSRLREKDIRSERSEVAAYAAFRVIRENYLQQLNDWVSSSPVNVQPYMARANYYYAMAWASRGGNVSSETSDQQIQGMESYAKLARADLQRVIQRKADMLPAYALLIWTEKLLGNDEGSQQAFSQGVDLQPASYTLYRNFIITQAPRWGGSYDSMKAVAEAANSGVSSNPLLAQIPGFILQEAGKDSRIANHYNDSLQYYDAALQLGDNDEAFYGKGWTLYDKKEYAAAAQAHQRAITLYPYESSYYQQLAWSEYKREAYSAAGKAIRQACQLNPENEKYQSLRKDIALSLAQKTYQQRSEMLPGAQVAAYQQALQLAPDNDEVYYYRALYYAHQGDWSNAEVDLKKAIELDPEDFDNYYRLDYALIRKNKDFAQIARYWLQYLELKPNDSKALLEIAGTYYHMKDKEKMRFYAQKSADLGNVEAQKYLQ, encoded by the coding sequence ATGCGCATAACCGCGCCAGTACTGCTGTTTTCATTATGGGCTGCCAGTGCGCAGGCTCAGGTTTATAAATGGACCGACGATAAGGGTCAGGTGCATTTCAGCGACAAACCTCCGGCAGCCGGTCAGGCGCCAGCTAAAGTCGAAACCTTTAATCCCACGGCCGGGAAGCGTAACAATCATTTATCGGCAGCTCCTGATACTGCCACTGCGCAGTTTGTTTCTTCATCCTCTTCTGATGCCATTCAGTTCGTTGTTTCTTTACGCCAGATGCTGGCCGAAAAAAATTACACCAGCCTGAACCTGCGTCTTCAGGCTCTGAGCCGTTTGCGTGAAAAAGATATTCGCAGTGAGCGCAGCGAAGTTGCCGCCTATGCTGCTTTCCGGGTAATCCGTGAAAATTATCTCCAGCAACTGAACGATTGGGTGAGCAGCAGCCCGGTTAATGTGCAACCCTATATGGCAAGGGCAAATTATTATTACGCGATGGCCTGGGCCAGTCGTGGCGGCAACGTCAGCTCCGAAACCAGTGATCAGCAAATTCAGGGTATGGAGTCTTATGCAAAACTGGCCCGTGCTGATTTGCAGCGGGTTATCCAGCGTAAGGCCGATATGTTGCCGGCCTATGCGTTATTAATCTGGACAGAAAAATTATTAGGAAATGACGAGGGAAGTCAGCAGGCTTTTTCACAGGGAGTAGATTTACAGCCTGCCAGCTATACGCTTTACCGTAATTTTATTATTACTCAGGCTCCTCGCTGGGGTGGTTCCTATGACAGCATGAAGGCCGTTGCGGAAGCCGCAAACTCCGGGGTCAGCAGTAACCCTCTGCTGGCACAAATTCCCGGATTTATTCTGCAGGAAGCAGGCAAAGATTCACGCATCGCGAATCATTATAATGATTCTCTGCAATATTATGATGCCGCGCTGCAGCTGGGTGATAACGATGAAGCGTTCTATGGCAAAGGCTGGACACTGTATGACAAAAAAGAATATGCCGCGGCGGCACAGGCGCATCAGCGGGCAATCACTCTGTATCCTTATGAAAGCAGCTATTACCAGCAACTGGCCTGGAGTGAATATAAACGCGAAGCATACAGTGCAGCGGGTAAAGCAATACGTCAGGCCTGTCAGCTGAATCCTGAGAACGAAAAATATCAGAGTTTGCGTAAAGATATTGCATTGAGCCTGGCGCAAAAAACTTACCAGCAGCGCTCGGAAATGTTGCCCGGAGCGCAGGTTGCGGCTTATCAGCAGGCGCTGCAGTTAGCCCCAGATAATGATGAAGTGTATTACTACCGCGCACTTTATTATGCTCATCAGGGAGACTGGAGCAATGCTGAAGTTGATCTTAAAAAAGCCATCGAGCTGGACCCCGAAGATTTCGACAATTATTACCGGCTGGATTATGCCCTTATCCGGAAAAACAAAGACTTTGCGCAAATAGCCAGATACTGGTTGCAGTACCTTGAATTAAAACCGAATGACAGTAAGGCCCTGCTGGAGATTGCCGGAACTTATTATCATATGAAAGACAAAGAAAAAATGCGCTTTTATGCCCAGAAATCTGCCGATCTGGGCAATGTTGAAGCGCAAAAGTATCTGCAGTGA
- a CDS encoding CZB domain-containing protein, producing MPLIANIYLSEADNEKFLQQIGRARNAHLRWRAYAQALLSGHEIEEGQLPLEHTDCQFGRWYYGAGQALTTLPAFRAVESPHRQLHQICLDLFRLLKHSQTPPFWQQLPGLKNKHDAKKTALIQQQATQLTNVSTELLKALDTLEQQLRSAG from the coding sequence ATGCCTTTAATTGCCAATATTTATCTCAGTGAAGCAGACAACGAAAAATTTCTGCAGCAAATCGGTCGTGCCAGAAATGCTCATCTGCGCTGGCGTGCATACGCTCAGGCGCTTTTGTCCGGTCATGAAATAGAAGAAGGCCAGCTGCCACTGGAGCACACTGATTGTCAGTTTGGCCGCTGGTATTATGGCGCAGGTCAGGCTCTGACCACGCTTCCGGCCTTCCGCGCCGTAGAATCTCCACACCGGCAACTGCACCAGATTTGTCTGGATTTATTCCGTTTATTAAAACACAGCCAAACACCGCCGTTCTGGCAACAGCTTCCGGGTCTTAAAAACAAACACGATGCAAAGAAAACAGCACTGATACAACAACAGGCAACGCAGCTTACCAACGTGTCGACGGAGCTGTTAAAGGCTTTGGATACGCTGGAGCAGCAGCTGAGATCTGCCGGGTAA
- a CDS encoding TonB-dependent receptor plug domain-containing protein, translated as MENITGSLFNLSDVVVSGSRSERPLADTPVRTQILDQATIQRLHSRDLRDALRILPGVQLREIHGKSGEEVYLQGFNGDRVLILVDGLPVSASTGSTVDTSQLAMLDIEHIEVVPGAASALYGSAAMGGVINVITRKNQNSERRLSGHASLDSGTYGSRQLDDSRVSGEQHLNASVTQRLGQSELRLGLDQRYSSGYDLNPDSWSSDGFSGSKSNLSAMLARRFGDSQWRLNAERFEEDSDTRRAGSGGSDGIKRELLQRNRLALQGEWQSRIGQWQLQALHEMQDDQSDQLNNDSAIPAGNLWRDTEYQQQKAALQLQYSLDSALGYGAEIVAGVEGFRESMEQDKNEIKLTDEGLGENDQVSQRPDGTYYVSTNEVPYAQRNSREFFTQLIIPVGINAEISSGARWQHDSDFGNFVSPSVSARQNFQWRNLQFQWRQSAGLGYRVPNLKNRYFIFDHSVNGYKVLGNEDLTPEKSRSLQMSFSLTDNEHFHAELALFNNRIQDLIEAQDSGESEDGGRVAIYRYANFANALTRGYDLSLQWQLLPGLQQRLSFGYLDARDLDLDTPLINRARHQAKALWLWDISHRLQLTLSGEYQGEHVSSISETDSGSSQLNVSPAYSRWDIKSSWLLNARTSVYGGVNNLFDTVRDSADAYDRRPVFGRMPYAGLSYQF; from the coding sequence GTGGAAAATATCACCGGCTCGCTGTTTAACCTCAGCGATGTGGTGGTTTCCGGCAGCCGCAGCGAACGGCCGCTGGCCGATACACCGGTGCGTACCCAGATTCTCGATCAGGCCACCATTCAGCGTCTGCACAGCCGTGATCTGCGCGATGCCCTGCGTATTCTGCCCGGTGTGCAATTACGTGAGATTCACGGCAAGAGCGGCGAAGAAGTCTATCTGCAGGGCTTTAATGGCGACCGCGTATTAATTCTGGTTGACGGTCTGCCGGTGTCCGCCAGTACGGGCTCGACGGTGGATACTTCGCAGCTGGCGATGCTGGATATCGAGCATATTGAAGTTGTGCCCGGCGCGGCTTCGGCGCTGTATGGCAGCGCGGCGATGGGCGGCGTTATTAATGTTATTACCCGTAAAAACCAGAATTCAGAGCGGCGCTTAAGTGGTCATGCTTCTCTGGATTCGGGCACCTATGGCTCACGCCAGCTGGACGACAGCAGGGTATCCGGTGAGCAGCATCTGAATGCCAGCGTAACGCAACGGCTGGGGCAGAGTGAGCTGCGTCTGGGTCTTGATCAGCGCTATTCCTCCGGCTACGACCTCAATCCGGACAGCTGGAGCAGCGATGGCTTCAGCGGTTCGAAAAGTAATCTCAGCGCCATGCTGGCACGGCGTTTTGGTGACAGCCAGTGGCGATTAAATGCCGAGCGTTTTGAGGAAGACAGTGATACCCGTCGTGCAGGAAGCGGCGGCAGCGATGGTATTAAGCGCGAATTATTACAGCGTAATCGTCTGGCGCTGCAGGGCGAATGGCAGAGCCGTATTGGTCAGTGGCAGCTGCAGGCTTTACATGAAATGCAGGATGACCAGTCGGATCAGCTGAACAACGACAGTGCGATACCGGCCGGTAATCTGTGGCGCGACACCGAATATCAGCAGCAGAAAGCCGCTTTGCAATTGCAGTACAGCCTGGATTCGGCACTGGGCTATGGCGCTGAAATAGTGGCCGGGGTTGAAGGTTTCCGTGAGTCCATGGAGCAGGATAAAAATGAAATTAAACTGACCGATGAAGGCCTTGGAGAAAATGATCAGGTCAGTCAGCGGCCGGACGGCACTTATTATGTCAGCACCAATGAAGTGCCCTATGCGCAGCGTAACAGCCGCGAATTTTTCACCCAGCTGATTATTCCTGTTGGTATTAATGCCGAAATTTCATCCGGTGCCCGCTGGCAACACGACAGCGACTTCGGCAACTTTGTGTCGCCATCCGTCAGTGCCCGCCAGAATTTCCAGTGGCGCAATCTGCAATTCCAATGGCGGCAATCCGCCGGGCTGGGTTATCGCGTCCCGAATTTAAAAAACCGTTATTTTATTTTTGACCACAGCGTAAACGGCTACAAAGTTTTGGGTAACGAAGATTTAACCCCGGAAAAATCCCGCAGTTTACAGATGTCATTCTCCCTGACGGATAACGAGCATTTCCATGCCGAACTGGCGCTGTTTAATAACCGCATTCAGGATTTAATCGAAGCGCAGGATTCCGGTGAAAGCGAAGATGGCGGCCGTGTAGCGATTTATCGTTACGCCAATTTTGCCAATGCCCTGACCCGTGGCTATGACCTGAGCCTGCAATGGCAATTACTGCCGGGGCTGCAGCAGCGTCTGTCATTCGGTTATCTCGATGCCCGCGATCTGGATCTGGATACGCCATTAATTAACCGTGCCCGTCATCAGGCTAAAGCCCTGTGGCTGTGGGATATCAGCCATCGCCTGCAATTAACGCTGAGTGGTGAATATCAGGGTGAGCACGTCAGCAGTATCAGTGAAACAGACAGCGGCAGCAGCCAGCTGAATGTCAGCCCGGCGTACAGCCGCTGGGATATTAAAAGCAGCTGGCTTTTAAACGCCCGCACCAGTGTCTACGGCGGTGTAAATAATCTGTTCGATACCGTACGTGACAGTGCGGATGCCTATGACCGCCGTCCGGTATTTGGCCGTATGCCTTATGCCGGTCTCTCTTATCAGTTTTAA
- a CDS encoding heme/hemin ABC transporter substrate-binding protein, with translation MFSAAVFSAERVVSIDGSLTEIIYALNAQDALVAVDTTSRYPQAATELPDVGYMRQLSAEGILALSPTLVLASTDAGPDSVFEQLQQAGVKIVRVRNHYSVDGVLNKIQAVADALNKPEAGRALAGSIKQQADAALASIPADAAPPAALFILGAGNRGLMAAGSKTQADAMLALLNARNVMAYNGYKPVSAEAVLQAGPEVVLIANTAAAADASQTQSAALNTQLAMTPAFRQQRIHTLDTSLVLGFGPRIGSALEQLVTLLYPPEMQTLSSAEQP, from the coding sequence TTGTTCAGTGCCGCTGTGTTTTCTGCCGAGCGGGTGGTCAGTATTGATGGCTCGCTGACGGAAATTATTTACGCACTGAATGCGCAGGATGCTCTGGTTGCGGTTGATACCACCAGTCGTTACCCGCAGGCGGCAACAGAACTGCCGGACGTGGGATATATGCGGCAGTTATCGGCGGAAGGTATTCTGGCTTTGTCACCGACGCTGGTGCTGGCCAGCACCGATGCCGGACCTGACTCTGTGTTTGAGCAACTGCAGCAGGCAGGTGTGAAAATTGTACGTGTCCGTAACCATTATTCCGTCGACGGTGTGCTGAATAAAATACAGGCTGTGGCTGACGCACTTAATAAACCGGAGGCAGGACGCGCACTGGCGGGCAGTATTAAACAGCAGGCCGATGCAGCACTGGCGAGTATTCCTGCAGATGCAGCACCGCCTGCTGCGTTATTTATTCTCGGTGCCGGTAATCGCGGGTTAATGGCAGCAGGCAGTAAAACCCAGGCCGATGCCATGCTGGCACTGTTAAATGCGCGCAACGTTATGGCTTATAACGGCTATAAACCCGTCAGTGCGGAAGCGGTGTTACAGGCCGGGCCAGAGGTTGTATTAATTGCCAATACCGCAGCGGCAGCTGATGCATCGCAAACACAGAGTGCGGCATTAAATACACAACTGGCGATGACGCCAGCCTTCCGTCAGCAACGTATTCATACTCTGGATACTTCACTGGTATTGGGTTTCGGACCGCGTATTGGCAGCGCTTTAG
- a CDS encoding HmuY family protein yields the protein MKSSGLISFKRLMLPLATGSALLLSGCGGDDSSDNDADNINSAEFSTLKINAASYTDWQHVNLSRGELVTLTAEQAATSTDWHIALRRTEIKINGGVSGSGNGKGALAATPDGFYDAEGDAVASVFTNADADIQAQALSAEYNLADLTFKADRYVPAIQDWYIYNPANHQISANSANGWLLRHADGTTYSKFILDAVSYSEITLRYETQATDTTQFAGGEKTLTAAVADGATELCLDFDAQAAADCGGADWDLRYEINLAARAINLWSNGGVYGEGNGAAFGAIAATELAGYTSATMVDSTSIAAHYRTDSASSIFSESSWYAYNLSGAHKLWPNFRTYIVDADSNTESSEKFAVQISNYYSLGGSGSPEIRFKKITQ from the coding sequence ATGAAATCATCAGGATTAATATCATTTAAACGCCTCATGCTGCCACTGGCGACGGGCAGCGCTTTATTGCTGAGCGGTTGTGGTGGTGATGACAGCTCAGACAATGACGCAGATAACATTAACTCAGCTGAATTCAGTACGTTAAAAATCAATGCCGCCAGCTATACCGACTGGCAGCACGTTAATCTGAGCCGTGGCGAACTGGTAACTTTAACCGCGGAACAGGCGGCCACTTCAACTGACTGGCATATTGCTCTGCGCCGTACTGAAATCAAAATTAATGGTGGTGTTTCCGGCAGCGGTAATGGTAAAGGCGCTCTCGCTGCGACCCCGGATGGTTTTTACGATGCGGAAGGTGATGCCGTTGCTTCGGTATTTACCAATGCCGATGCAGACATTCAGGCTCAGGCATTAAGTGCGGAATATAATCTGGCTGACCTGACGTTTAAAGCCGACCGCTATGTTCCGGCCATTCAGGATTGGTATATCTATAACCCGGCCAACCATCAGATTAGTGCCAACAGCGCTAATGGCTGGTTATTACGCCACGCTGACGGCACCACCTACAGCAAGTTCATTCTCGATGCGGTGAGCTACAGCGAAATTACGCTGCGTTATGAAACTCAGGCAACGGATACCACGCAGTTTGCCGGTGGTGAAAAAACACTGACCGCCGCTGTTGCAGACGGAGCCACAGAACTCTGTCTGGATTTTGATGCTCAGGCCGCAGCAGATTGCGGCGGTGCCGACTGGGATCTGCGTTATGAAATAAACCTTGCCGCACGGGCAATTAATTTATGGAGTAACGGTGGTGTTTATGGCGAAGGTAACGGCGCCGCCTTTGGTGCCATCGCTGCCACTGAATTGGCGGGCTATACCAGTGCCACCATGGTCGACAGCACCAGTATTGCCGCTCATTACCGTACCGATTCTGCCAGCAGTATTTTCAGCGAGTCCAGTTGGTACGCTTACAACCTGAGTGGCGCCCATAAACTCTGGCCAAATTTCCGCACTTATATCGTCGACGCTGACAGCAATACAGAGAGCAGCGAAAAGTTCGCTGTGCAGATCAGTAACTACTACAGCCTGGGCGGCTCCGGCAGCCCGGAAATCCGTTTTAAGAAAATCACCCAGTAA
- a CDS encoding CobW family GTP-binding protein: protein MIRTHLITGFLGVGKTTAILHLLKQKPAGEKWAVLVNEFGEVGVDGAILASQGAVVKEVPGGCLCCVSGLPFQIGLNMLIAREKPDVLLIEPTGLGHPRNILQTLRNEHYRDILQPGASLCVLDPRHLSDPRYLDNDVFADQIQLADVLVANKTDLATDADRSAFEQLLQRAEPAKSASAWVVNGEIPLELLAGGAQPQRLALHPEAHAHQHAREDLAPQKALAEGEELRLLENHGQGYYSVGWLISADWVFSARALRGWLNSLDVQRVKGIILTDEGPLVLNMRDGVLTEMPTRMPEESRLELLHSQPLMAAELQQVLLACRAEQ, encoded by the coding sequence ATGATCCGCACCCACCTGATTACCGGTTTTCTTGGCGTTGGTAAAACAACGGCTATCCTGCACCTGCTGAAACAAAAGCCGGCCGGCGAAAAGTGGGCGGTGCTGGTCAACGAGTTTGGTGAAGTCGGGGTCGATGGCGCCATTCTTGCCAGTCAGGGCGCGGTAGTTAAAGAAGTGCCCGGCGGCTGTTTGTGTTGTGTCTCCGGTCTGCCGTTCCAGATTGGTCTGAATATGCTGATCGCGCGGGAAAAACCCGATGTACTGCTGATTGAGCCAACCGGGTTGGGTCATCCGCGCAATATTCTGCAAACCCTGCGTAATGAACACTATCGCGACATCCTGCAACCGGGCGCCAGCCTCTGTGTACTTGATCCGCGTCATCTTTCTGACCCGCGCTATCTGGATAATGACGTCTTTGCCGATCAGATTCAGCTGGCTGATGTGCTGGTGGCGAACAAAACCGATCTGGCAACAGACGCCGACCGCAGCGCGTTTGAGCAATTACTGCAGCGCGCTGAACCGGCTAAAAGCGCCAGCGCCTGGGTGGTGAATGGTGAAATACCGCTGGAATTATTGGCGGGCGGGGCTCAGCCGCAACGTCTGGCGTTGCATCCTGAGGCCCATGCGCATCAGCATGCCCGCGAGGATCTGGCACCGCAGAAGGCGCTGGCAGAGGGTGAAGAACTGCGCCTGCTGGAAAATCATGGCCAGGGCTATTATTCGGTCGGCTGGTTAATCAGCGCTGACTGGGTCTTTTCCGCACGGGCTTTACGCGGCTGGCTGAACAGCCTCGATGTACAGCGGGTGAAAGGTATTATACTTACCGACGAAGGGCCGCTGGTGCTCAATATGCGCGATGGCGTGTTAACTGAAATGCCAACGCGCATGCCGGAAGAAAGCCGGCTGGAATTACTGCATTCGCAACCACTGATGGCTGCAGAGTTGCAGCAGGTATTGCTGGCCTGCAGGGCTGAGCAATAA
- a CDS encoding hemin-degrading factor yields MTTATIHSVSANSTAADIVQFFSDLARRWQELRENNEKLRIRNAAEQLGVSEAELLATRVGNGVTRLNNDFKKLFTEVESLGSVMALTRNDAMVHEKTGQYKDLSIHGNMGLALGVIDLRIFFSRFVYGFAVQEGAGNSMRESLQFFNAQGEAVHKIYANSNTDMQAFRNLVERYRAAEQSAFIVLEGNHADDDQAADNQAKDSKSLLQAPETLNVQQLRKDWSELKDVHHFQAMLKKHQLERIPAYRAIGADYAQQLDKQAFEDALLQAAASELPIMVFVGSEGMVQIHTGPVKTLLRTGPWFNVLDPDFNLHANTQLLEQVWLVRKPTTDGVVSALEMFDAEGKQVALLFGERKPGKPELEGWRELLNKLLAKHALAVQSVAGGE; encoded by the coding sequence ATGACAACAGCAACTATTCATTCGGTATCGGCCAACAGCACAGCTGCGGATATTGTTCAGTTCTTTTCTGATCTTGCCCGGCGCTGGCAGGAGCTGCGTGAAAACAACGAAAAGCTGCGCATCCGCAATGCCGCAGAGCAACTGGGTGTCAGCGAAGCAGAATTGCTGGCCACCCGTGTCGGTAATGGTGTAACGCGCCTGAATAATGATTTTAAAAAACTGTTCACCGAAGTAGAAAGCCTTGGCTCTGTTATGGCGCTGACCCGCAACGACGCTATGGTGCACGAAAAAACCGGCCAATATAAAGATCTGAGTATTCACGGCAATATGGGGCTGGCGCTGGGCGTGATTGATCTGCGCATTTTCTTCAGCCGTTTTGTTTATGGCTTTGCGGTACAGGAAGGTGCAGGTAATAGCATGCGTGAAAGCCTGCAGTTCTTTAACGCTCAGGGCGAGGCCGTGCATAAAATCTATGCCAACAGTAATACCGATATGCAGGCCTTCCGTAATCTGGTGGAGCGTTATCGCGCGGCAGAGCAAAGCGCATTTATCGTTCTGGAAGGAAACCATGCGGACGATGATCAGGCGGCAGATAACCAGGCGAAAGACAGCAAGTCATTATTGCAGGCACCGGAAACACTTAATGTACAGCAGCTGCGTAAAGACTGGAGTGAACTGAAAGATGTACATCATTTTCAGGCGATGCTGAAAAAACATCAGCTGGAACGCATTCCGGCCTACCGGGCTATCGGTGCCGATTACGCCCAGCAGCTGGATAAGCAGGCCTTTGAAGATGCGCTGCTGCAGGCTGCGGCCAGTGAGCTGCCGATTATGGTGTTTGTCGGCAGTGAGGGTATGGTGCAGATTCACACCGGCCCGGTTAAAACCCTGCTGCGTACCGGCCCATGGTTTAACGTGCTCGATCCGGATTTTAATCTGCACGCCAATACCCAATTACTGGAACAGGTCTGGCTGGTGCGTAAACCCACAACCGATGGCGTTGTCAGTGCCTTGGAAATGTTTGATGCCGAAGGCAAACAGGTTGCTTTGTTATTTGGTGAGCGCAAACCGGGAAAACCAGAGCTTGAAGGCTGGCGCGAATTATTAAATAAATTGCTGGCAAAGCATGCACTGGCTGTTCAGTCCGTGGCCGGCGGAGAATAA
- a CDS encoding diacylglycerol/lipid kinase family protein, protein MAATQVLIVFNPVSGSGNRRIVEAVQQVLSNRGCDVSLYPTQSAGDATRYLAAYDGPLDVVAVAGGDGTINEVVNGLRERDNQSYRLALIPTGTVNVLAAELGIGKTPEGIADIILQGREKPIYLGSVNDRRFVLMAGIGYDAWVVDNVDLALKKKVGKLAYVLSMLKQLRHFGKKTYQLTVDGERYQANSVVITNGRYYAGSFVLSRQADLSKPTTQVLMISGRNPLKFLGILLGLPLGIMEKMPGMKSVAARHVQIELLNAGTEREPVQADGDSLAELPLNLQMEGSPVRLLVP, encoded by the coding sequence GTGGCCGCAACACAGGTTCTGATCGTTTTTAATCCGGTTTCCGGCTCCGGTAACCGCCGCATTGTTGAAGCTGTACAGCAGGTGCTGAGCAACCGTGGTTGTGATGTCAGTCTGTATCCGACGCAGAGTGCCGGTGATGCAACCCGCTATCTTGCGGCATACGATGGGCCGCTGGACGTCGTGGCTGTTGCCGGTGGTGATGGCACGATCAATGAAGTTGTGAACGGTCTGCGTGAACGCGACAATCAAAGCTACCGTCTGGCTTTAATACCGACCGGAACCGTGAATGTTCTGGCGGCTGAACTGGGCATTGGCAAAACACCGGAAGGCATCGCCGATATTATTCTGCAGGGACGCGAAAAGCCGATTTATCTGGGATCAGTAAATGACCGCCGCTTTGTTTTAATGGCAGGAATCGGTTACGACGCCTGGGTGGTGGATAACGTCGATCTGGCGTTAAAAAAGAAAGTCGGCAAGCTGGCTTATGTATTGTCGATGCTTAAACAGCTGCGCCACTTTGGTAAAAAAACCTATCAGCTGACGGTGGATGGCGAACGCTATCAGGCCAATTCTGTGGTGATTACCAATGGCCGTTATTATGCCGGGTCCTTTGTCCTGTCGCGTCAGGCCGATTTAAGCAAACCGACCACTCAGGTGCTGATGATTTCCGGCCGTAATCCGCTGAAATTTTTGGGTATTCTGCTGGGGTTGCCGCTGGGTATTATGGAAAAAATGCCGGGCATGAAATCTGTTGCCGCGCGTCATGTACAGATTGAATTACTGAATGCCGGTACTGAGCGTGAGCCTGTACAGGCGGATGGTGATTCGCTGGCCGAATTGCCGCTGAATCTGCAGATGGAAGGCAGCCCGGTACGCTTGCTGGTGCCTTAG
- a CDS encoding substrate-binding periplasmic protein produces MAALFSASSYALTLTLAAEDAWPPFSDSQGNGYSRDLAVAAFAHSGVTLNIQAVPYARALNLTLAGKADGCWDVTRQPSTEEQYIFGKQPLFTASASYYFKAGKEKNWRSPADIPDGTQLAVINGYEYGAEFEKHRHRLKLIEVSKQQQMIAMLLNERVEGAIFFDRVFDYTMANSHYDRSLIRRGEENHTSDIYIAFSRANAESEKYARMLDEGLIMLKSSGEYQRIMDASYDR; encoded by the coding sequence TTGGCTGCGCTGTTCAGCGCCAGCAGTTATGCACTGACGCTGACTCTGGCGGCCGAAGATGCCTGGCCCCCCTTTTCTGATTCACAGGGCAACGGTTACTCCCGCGATCTGGCTGTCGCGGCTTTTGCCCACAGTGGTGTCACGCTGAATATTCAGGCCGTGCCTTACGCGCGTGCATTAAATCTTACCCTGGCCGGAAAAGCGGACGGCTGCTGGGATGTGACCCGCCAGCCCAGCACAGAAGAACAATACATTTTTGGAAAACAGCCATTATTTACCGCCAGCGCCTCTTATTATTTTAAAGCGGGTAAAGAAAAAAACTGGCGGAGTCCGGCGGATATTCCGGATGGCACTCAGCTGGCGGTTATTAATGGATACGAATACGGTGCCGAATTTGAAAAACACCGCCACCGGTTAAAACTGATTGAAGTATCTAAACAACAGCAAATGATCGCCATGCTGCTCAATGAGCGGGTAGAGGGCGCGATCTTTTTTGACCGGGTGTTTGATTACACCATGGCTAACAGCCACTATGACCGCTCACTGATTCGCCGCGGTGAAGAAAATCACACCAGTGATATTTATATCGCTTTCAGCCGCGCAAATGCGGAATCTGAAAAATATGCCCGTATGCTGGATGAGGGACTGATAATGCTGAAAAGCAGCGGCGAATATCAGCGTATTATGGATGCCTCTTACGATCGCTGA